One region of Cyanobium sp. M30B3 genomic DNA includes:
- a CDS encoding response regulator transcription factor, whose amino-acid sequence MNFTPLLPQLQDYQQETHNLLRQSRVVLCVGDRALLCLLTAQAMESATVLAAVTTAEECRAAVQRDGPTLLLLSDQLERGNAITLLEEIKRQQPQIHVFLMVGQPVRRHAIERAIKAHCDGVVLLSRLGTGTMAAALRAVSGGGAYVDRSLREIFHSCPDGSGPLEPLTARECQVLQQVALGESNQEIGRFLYLSTDTVKTHLARILRKLPARDRTHAALRGVRWGLIDWPDELGGG is encoded by the coding sequence GTGAACTTCACGCCCCTGCTGCCCCAGCTGCAGGACTACCAACAGGAAACCCACAACCTGCTGCGCCAGTCCCGGGTGGTGCTCTGCGTGGGGGACCGCGCCCTGCTCTGCCTGCTCACGGCTCAGGCCATGGAGAGCGCCACCGTGCTGGCGGCGGTGACCACGGCCGAGGAATGCCGGGCTGCCGTGCAACGGGATGGGCCAACCCTGTTGCTGCTCTCCGACCAGCTGGAGCGGGGCAACGCCATCACCCTGCTGGAGGAGATCAAGCGCCAGCAGCCGCAGATCCACGTGTTTCTGATGGTGGGGCAGCCCGTGCGCCGCCACGCCATCGAACGGGCGATCAAGGCCCACTGCGACGGTGTCGTGCTGCTGTCCCGCCTGGGCACCGGCACCATGGCGGCCGCCCTGCGCGCGGTGAGCGGGGGTGGCGCCTACGTGGACCGCAGCCTGCGGGAGATCTTCCACAGCTGCCCAGATGGCTCCGGGCCCCTGGAGCCGCTCACCGCGCGGGAGTGCCAGGTGCTGCAGCAGGTGGCCCTGGGCGAGAGCAACCAGGAGATCGGCAGGTTTCTCTACCTCTCCACCGACACGGTGAAGACCCACCTGGCCCGGATCCTGCGCAAACTGCCCGCCCGCGACCGCACCCACGCCGCCCTGCGCGGGGTGCGCTGGGGGCTGATCGACTGGCCCGATGAGCTCGGCGGCGGCTAA
- a CDS encoding DUF1825 family protein has translation MAFFDSDIVQDEAKRLFGDYQQLMQLGSEYGKFDREGKKLYIERMEDVMERYRVFMKRFELSEDFQAKLTVEQLRTQLGQFGLTPDTMFSQMHQTLERMKSQLDLAS, from the coding sequence ATGGCCTTCTTCGACTCCGACATCGTTCAGGACGAGGCCAAGCGCCTGTTCGGCGACTATCAGCAGCTGATGCAGCTGGGCAGCGAGTACGGCAAGTTCGATCGCGAGGGCAAGAAGCTCTACATCGAGCGCATGGAGGACGTGATGGAGCGCTACCGGGTGTTCATGAAGCGCTTTGAGCTCTCGGAGGACTTCCAGGCCAAGCTCACGGTGGAGCAGCTGCGCACCCAGCTGGGCCAGTTCGGGCTCACGCCCGACACGATGTTCTCCCAGATGCACCAGACGCTGGAGCGGATGAAATCCCAGCTGGATCTGGCCAGCTAA
- a CDS encoding tyrosine--tRNA ligase — protein sequence MPAPLPPWLQRGVADLFPAGEADPDQALAARLAEAGAAGRPLRIKLGIDPTGADIHLGHSILFRKLRAFQDAGHTAVLIIGDFTARIGDPTGKSATRVQLSAAEVEANAATYLQQLGQGQAPERALLDFHTPGRLEVRRNSEWLAGLDLPQVIDLLGTSTVGQMLAKEDFANRYGSGAPISLHEFLYPLLQGYDSVQVRADLELGGTDQKFNVAMGRDLQRHFGQRPQFGLLLPILPGLDGVQKMSKSLGNTVGLGEDPLSMYSKLEKVPDGVVEEYLTLLTDLELDALPTNPRERQKAMALEVTRQRHGAEAAVQAQSEAIYRINFVPRDGICVSAGSVAEATSIVPELSLAAVNFPAKAFYLLSAVGLCASSSEARRQIQGGGVKLDGEKLSDPNQEFSVAEQLEGKVLQLGKKTFRRLVRGTPASATTP from the coding sequence ATGCCTGCCCCATTGCCGCCCTGGTTGCAGCGGGGTGTGGCCGATCTCTTCCCCGCCGGCGAGGCCGACCCGGACCAGGCACTGGCCGCCCGCCTGGCCGAGGCCGGCGCGGCGGGCCGCCCCCTGCGCATCAAGCTGGGCATTGATCCCACCGGCGCCGACATCCACCTGGGCCACTCGATCCTGTTCCGCAAGCTGCGGGCCTTCCAGGACGCCGGCCACACAGCCGTGCTGATCATCGGCGACTTCACGGCCCGCATCGGCGATCCCACCGGCAAGAGCGCCACCCGGGTGCAGCTCAGCGCCGCCGAGGTGGAGGCCAACGCCGCCACCTATCTGCAGCAGCTGGGCCAGGGCCAGGCCCCCGAGCGCGCCCTGCTCGATTTCCACACCCCCGGCCGCCTGGAGGTGCGCCGCAACAGCGAGTGGCTGGCGGGGCTGGATCTGCCGCAGGTGATCGACCTGCTCGGCACCAGCACCGTGGGCCAGATGCTCGCCAAGGAGGACTTCGCCAACCGATACGGCTCCGGCGCGCCGATCTCCCTGCACGAATTCCTCTATCCTCTGCTGCAGGGCTACGACTCGGTGCAGGTGCGTGCCGATCTGGAGCTGGGCGGCACCGACCAGAAGTTCAATGTGGCCATGGGCCGCGACCTGCAGCGCCACTTCGGCCAGCGGCCCCAGTTCGGGCTGCTGCTGCCGATCCTGCCGGGCCTCGATGGCGTGCAGAAGATGAGCAAGAGTCTCGGCAACACGGTGGGGCTGGGCGAGGACCCTCTCTCGATGTATTCGAAGCTGGAGAAGGTGCCCGATGGGGTGGTGGAGGAGTACCTCACCCTGCTCACCGACCTAGAGCTCGACGCACTGCCCACCAACCCGCGGGAGCGTCAGAAGGCGATGGCCCTGGAGGTGACGCGCCAGCGCCATGGGGCTGAGGCGGCCGTCCAGGCCCAGAGCGAGGCGATCTACCGGATCAATTTTGTCCCGAGAGATGGCATCTGTGTCAGTGCTGGCAGCGTGGCAGAAGCCACCTCGATTGTTCCAGAACTATCCCTGGCGGCGGTGAACTTTCCCGCCAAGGCCTTCTACCTGCTCAGCGCCGTGGGCCTCTGCGCCAGCAGCAGTGAGGCCCGGCGCCAGATCCAGGGGGGCGGAGTGAAGCTCGACGGCGAGAAGCTCAGCGATCCCAACCAGGAGTTCAGCGTTGCTGAGCAGCTGGAGGGCAAGGTGCTGCAGCTGGGCAAGAAGACCTTCCGGCGGCTCGTGCGCGGCACGCCCGCTTCCGCCACCACCCCCTGA
- a CDS encoding cyclomaltodextrin glucanotransferase gives MTATTSPPQASPELPQGRGAGFLVTPEMEFRKETIYFIVIDRFFNSCPGNDRVGRDGLFDPSRRQWGHYWGGDLRGVIEKADYLQALGVSAIWLSPLFEQVDDLVGGHAPMHGYWTRDFKRLNPHFIAPDDSTSLTRSRTLRQLVDTFHGLGIRLILDIVCNHSSPEINGSKGVVTDDGEPLADFNNDGKGFYHHYGPITDWNDEFQMIHHEMMGLATFNEANIEFRHYIKTAIKAWLDMGFDALRVDTVKHMPLWFWQEFVSDLRRAYPSTFIFGEYGFGSPYDARTLAYANHSGMSLLDFGLAYAIRGAFSAGDSGGFHQVEALLNLDHVYKRSTELVTFIDNHDMPRFLSINNCHQNLELATILLLTLRGIPCLFYGTEQYLVNHTDGGQDPYNRPMMDTWDEHGTLFRAIRVLADLRRENRALAYGSHQQNFITEVIYGFTRRYRESRVFTLLNQGDATRITIEHLDLPDGEHRCLLSDELVSVQGGAIRDLPLPAKAARVLSVRGPAVEGTVIVKFQLNNFFTQPGQVVVVCGDVPELGSWDLRHAPRLEYVNADTWFNEIPFAESAGHAICFRFVVVWQGATDPCAGACHENLLPRRFLLPASGRLKIEHDWESF, from the coding sequence ATGACCGCCACCACGTCACCGCCCCAGGCGTCGCCGGAGCTGCCCCAGGGGCGGGGGGCCGGCTTCTTGGTGACGCCGGAGATGGAGTTCCGCAAGGAAACCATCTATTTCATCGTGATCGATCGCTTCTTCAACAGCTGCCCTGGCAACGACCGGGTGGGGCGCGATGGTCTGTTCGATCCGAGCCGCCGCCAGTGGGGTCACTACTGGGGGGGAGATCTTCGGGGGGTGATTGAGAAGGCCGATTACCTGCAGGCTCTGGGCGTGAGCGCCATCTGGTTGTCGCCTCTGTTTGAGCAGGTGGATGACCTGGTGGGGGGGCACGCACCGATGCACGGCTACTGGACGCGTGATTTCAAACGCCTCAATCCCCACTTCATCGCTCCGGACGACAGCACCTCCCTGACGCGCTCCCGCACACTGCGCCAGCTGGTGGACACCTTCCATGGGCTGGGCATCCGCCTGATCCTCGACATTGTCTGCAACCACAGCTCGCCGGAGATCAATGGCAGCAAGGGGGTGGTGACCGACGACGGTGAACCCCTGGCCGATTTCAACAACGACGGCAAAGGTTTTTATCACCATTACGGCCCGATCACAGATTGGAATGATGAGTTCCAGATGATCCATCACGAAATGATGGGATTGGCCACGTTCAATGAGGCCAATATCGAATTCCGGCATTATATCAAAACAGCAATCAAAGCCTGGCTGGATATGGGTTTCGATGCCCTGCGTGTGGATACTGTGAAGCACATGCCGCTGTGGTTCTGGCAGGAGTTTGTGAGCGATCTGCGCCGCGCCTATCCTTCCACCTTCATCTTCGGAGAATACGGTTTCGGCAGCCCCTACGACGCCCGTACCCTGGCCTATGCCAACCACAGCGGCATGTCGCTGTTGGACTTCGGCCTGGCCTATGCAATCCGCGGAGCCTTTTCTGCTGGCGATTCCGGGGGGTTTCACCAAGTGGAGGCGCTGTTGAACCTGGATCACGTCTACAAGCGCTCCACGGAGCTGGTCACCTTCATCGACAACCACGATATGCCGCGGTTTCTGTCGATCAACAACTGCCACCAGAATCTTGAGCTGGCCACGATCCTGCTGCTCACTCTGCGCGGTATTCCCTGCCTCTTCTATGGCACCGAGCAGTACCTGGTGAACCACACCGATGGCGGCCAGGATCCCTACAACCGGCCGATGATGGACACCTGGGACGAGCACGGCACCCTCTTTCGGGCCATCCGCGTGCTGGCGGATCTGCGCCGTGAGAACCGGGCCCTGGCCTACGGATCACACCAACAGAACTTCATCACTGAGGTGATCTATGGCTTCACCCGCCGCTACCGCGAGTCGCGGGTGTTCACCCTGCTCAACCAGGGGGATGCCACCAGGATCACCATTGAGCACCTGGATCTGCCGGATGGGGAGCACCGCTGTCTGCTCAGTGACGAGCTCGTGTCGGTGCAGGGCGGCGCCATCCGCGATCTGCCGCTGCCGGCCAAGGCGGCCCGGGTGCTGAGCGTGCGGGGGCCGGCGGTGGAGGGCACGGTGATCGTGAAGTTCCAGCTCAACAATTTCTTCACCCAGCCGGGCCAGGTGGTGGTGGTGTGCGGCGATGTGCCGGAGCTGGGCAGCTGGGACCTGCGTCACGCCCCTCGGCTGGAGTACGTGAATGCCGACACCTGGTTCAACGAGATTCCTTTTGCTGAATCCGCCGGTCATGCGATCTGTTTCCGTTTCGTGGTGGTGTGGCAGGGGGCTACCGACCCCTGCGCTGGCGCCTGCCATGAAAACCTGCTGCCCCGCCGCTTCCTGCTACCGGCTAGTGGTCGCCTGAAGATCGAGCACGACTGGGAGTCGTTCTGA
- a CDS encoding histidine phosphatase family protein, whose amino-acid sequence MSSLELQPTDVVLVRHGETEWSLSGQHTGSTDIPLTPAGEEAARRLAPLLSSLTFAQVLTSPLQRAQRTCELAGFADQAGIDADLVEWNYGAYEGITSAQIHAQAPGWQVFTDGCPAGESPEQVGERVDRVLARLRGAEGPSLLFAHGHLLRVLVARWIDLPPSEGRRFLLDTATLNVLSHYRGTPALQCWNAPIGKGG is encoded by the coding sequence ATGTCTTCTCTGGAGCTGCAACCCACCGATGTCGTGCTGGTGCGGCACGGCGAGACCGAATGGAGCCTGTCGGGCCAGCACACCGGCAGCACCGATATCCCTCTCACCCCTGCGGGGGAGGAGGCTGCTCGCCGCCTGGCTCCCCTGCTCTCCTCGCTGACCTTTGCCCAGGTGCTCACCAGCCCGCTGCAGCGGGCCCAACGCACCTGTGAACTGGCCGGTTTCGCTGATCAGGCCGGGATCGACGCCGATCTGGTGGAGTGGAACTACGGCGCCTACGAAGGCATCACCAGTGCTCAGATCCATGCACAAGCGCCGGGCTGGCAGGTGTTTACCGATGGCTGTCCGGCTGGTGAGAGTCCGGAGCAGGTGGGGGAGCGGGTGGATCGGGTGTTGGCGCGGCTGCGCGGGGCTGAGGGTCCATCGCTGCTGTTTGCCCATGGGCACCTGCTGCGGGTACTGGTGGCCCGTTGGATTGACCTGCCGCCGAGTGAGGGCCGGCGCTTTCTGCTGGACACCGCAACCCTGAACGTGCTCAGCCACTACCGCGGCACGCCGGCGCTGCAGTGCTGGAACGCCCCGATTGGCAAAGGAGGTTGA